Within the Bradyrhizobium ottawaense genome, the region CCCTTGAGCAAGGTGCTTCCATGGCGACACAGGCTGAAATCCCTTCGCAGCTCGGCAAGACCGCCGTTGTCACGGGGGCGACGGGTGGTCTCGGCTACGAGACGGCCCTGGCCCTGACCAGGGCCGGTGCAGAAGTCATTCTGGCCGGCCGCGACGGCAACAAGGGGCGGTTGGCTATCGAGAAGATCAGCCGCGAGGTGATCGGCGCCAAAACAAGCTACGAACATCTGGATCTGGCCAACCTCGCATCGATCGCTGACTTCGCGCAGCGGATGCAAACCCGGCAGTCGCTTGATCTCCTGATCAACAATGCCGGCGTGATGGCGTTGCCCCGCCGGCAAACCACGGCGGATGGCTTTGAGATGCAGTTCGGAACGAACTATCTCGGTCACTTCGCCCTCACGGCCCGGCTGATGCCGCTGTTGCGCGGGGCGAGCGGACCAAGGGTCGTCAGCGTCAGCAGCCTGGCGCACCGAACCGGGCTGATCGATTTCAACGATCTGCAGG harbors:
- a CDS encoding SDR family oxidoreductase, whose protein sequence is MATQAEIPSQLGKTAVVTGATGGLGYETALALTRAGAEVILAGRDGNKGRLAIEKISREVIGAKTSYEHLDLANLASIADFAQRMQTRQSLDLLINNAGVMALPRRQTTADGFEMQFGTNYLGHFALTARLMPLLRGASGPRVVSVSSLAHRTGLIDFNDLQGTRLYSPWKAYGQSKLACLIFALELQRRSDAAGWNLTSNAAHPGFSRTNLFAGGPGGLISLATDFAAPLFGQSAADGARPILFAATSPEAKQGRYYGPGGFSELRGSPAPALIMPQARDAAAAARLWDVSEKLTGTSFE